A DNA window from Rhodococcus sp. Z13 contains the following coding sequences:
- a CDS encoding type III pantothenate kinase, with translation MLLTVDVRNTNIVLGVFTGSGSHARLLRDWRVRTDPLMTADEIALLFRGLLGDTADQVTGVAALSTVPSVLRELRVMLDRYWASVSHVVVEPGVRTGVPLLVDNPKEVGADRIVNSLAAYHFYGSPCIVVDFGTSTCVDVVSGKGEFLGGSIAPGVEISMDALASRSAALRKVELARPRAVLGKNTVECMQSGAVFGFAGMVDGIVRRICAEVPGFDGDDVAVICTGDSAPLIMPESRTLEHHEPDLTLEGLRLVYERNQVRRAARGVAGSAPRHSV, from the coding sequence GTGCTCCTCACCGTCGACGTCCGGAACACCAACATCGTCCTGGGGGTGTTCACGGGCAGTGGCTCGCACGCGAGGTTGTTGCGGGACTGGCGCGTTCGCACCGATCCCCTCATGACCGCCGACGAGATCGCGCTGCTGTTCCGCGGACTGCTCGGCGACACGGCCGATCAGGTCACCGGGGTCGCCGCGCTGTCCACCGTGCCGTCGGTGCTGCGCGAACTTCGGGTCATGCTCGACCGCTACTGGGCGTCGGTGTCGCATGTCGTCGTCGAACCCGGCGTGCGCACGGGCGTCCCACTGCTCGTCGACAACCCCAAGGAGGTCGGGGCCGACCGCATCGTCAACAGTCTCGCCGCCTACCACTTCTACGGATCCCCGTGCATCGTGGTGGATTTCGGCACCTCCACGTGTGTGGACGTGGTGTCGGGCAAGGGGGAGTTCCTCGGCGGTTCCATCGCGCCCGGCGTGGAGATCTCGATGGATGCGCTCGCGTCGCGGTCCGCGGCGCTGCGGAAGGTCGAACTGGCCCGTCCCCGTGCGGTTCTCGGCAAGAACACGGTCGAGTGCATGCAGTCGGGTGCGGTCTTCGGTTTCGCCGGCATGGTCGACGGCATCGTGCGCCGGATCTGCGCCGAGGTTCCCGGTTTCGACGGCGACGACGTCGCGGTGATCTGCACCGGCGACAGCGCGCCGCTGATCATGCCGGAGTCGCGGACGCTCGAGCACCACGAACCCGATCTCACGCTCGAGGGACTGCGTCTGGTGTACGAGCGGAACCAGGTGAGACGAGCAGCACGCGGAGTTGCGGGTTCCGCTCCGCGCCATTCTGTGTAA
- a CDS encoding rhodanese-like domain-containing protein: MRAALLSATSVSSAPVSVAAPVFYPLTVERTYPTELTAAVVRGAVVVDIRTHAERAEQGTLPGALAIPAELVAERLDPVSPGRLAAAVDHDVEWILVSADGTRSHGAVAALLAQGLRRVTHLVGGYAAIRAARLVDAISVAEHVAEDVARVTAH, translated from the coding sequence ATGCGCGCAGCGCTTCTTTCCGCTACCTCCGTTTCCTCCGCTCCGGTTTCCGTTGCCGCTCCGGTCTTCTACCCGCTGACCGTCGAGCGCACCTATCCCACCGAGCTCACCGCCGCGGTGGTCCGCGGCGCCGTGGTCGTCGACATCCGCACCCACGCCGAACGTGCCGAGCAGGGAACGCTTCCCGGCGCCCTGGCCATCCCGGCCGAACTCGTCGCCGAGCGGCTCGATCCGGTCAGCCCCGGCCGGCTCGCCGCGGCCGTCGACCACGACGTCGAGTGGATCCTCGTCTCGGCCGACGGCACCCGCTCGCACGGCGCGGTTGCCGCCCTGCTCGCACAGGGTCTGCGCCGGGTCACGCATCTTGTCGGTGGCTACGCCGCCATCCGCGCCGCACGCCTGGTCGACGCCATCTCCGTGGCGGAGCACGTCGCCGAGGACGTGGCCCGCGTCACCGCCCACTGA
- the lysS gene encoding lysine--tRNA ligase — MRVRRDKRERLLAQGSEPYPVIVPRTHTLAEIRAAYPDLEPDTATGTIVGIAGRVMFSRNTGKLCFATLQEGDGTQLQVMLSLAGVGEEALAQWKSEVDLGDIVYVHGEVISSRRGELSVMADSWNMASKALRPLPVAHKEMNEETRVRQRYVDLIVRPEARRNARMRVAVVRELRNALERRGFLEVETPMLQTLHGGAAARPFVTHSNALDMDLYLRIAPELFLKRCVVGGIEKVFEINRNFRNEGADSTHSPEFSMLETYEAYGTYDDSARMIREIIQEIAMAVFGSHVVTLSDGTEYDLGGEWKTLEMYPSLSEAIGTEVTPDTTLEELTALADRVGLEIPEGKGWGHGKLVEELWEHMCGDQLYEPTFVRDFPVETSPLTRDHRSVRGVTEKWDLYVRGFELATGYSELVDPVIQRERFVDQARLASAGDDEAMVLDEDFLAAMEQGMPPTTGTGMGIDRLLMALTGLGIRETILFPIVRPNAR, encoded by the coding sequence ATGCGGGTCCGCCGCGACAAGCGCGAACGGCTCCTGGCACAGGGCTCGGAACCCTATCCCGTCATCGTTCCGCGGACGCACACCCTCGCGGAGATCCGCGCCGCGTACCCCGATCTGGAACCCGACACCGCCACCGGCACCATCGTCGGCATCGCGGGCCGGGTCATGTTCTCCCGGAACACCGGCAAACTGTGCTTCGCGACGCTGCAGGAGGGTGACGGCACCCAGCTGCAGGTCATGCTGAGCCTCGCCGGTGTCGGCGAGGAGGCACTCGCGCAGTGGAAGTCCGAGGTCGACCTCGGCGACATCGTGTACGTGCACGGCGAGGTCATCAGCTCCCGCCGCGGTGAGCTCAGCGTCATGGCCGACTCGTGGAACATGGCGTCGAAGGCCCTGCGGCCGCTGCCCGTCGCTCACAAGGAGATGAACGAGGAGACGCGCGTCCGGCAGCGCTACGTCGACCTCATCGTGCGTCCCGAGGCGCGCCGCAACGCCCGTATGCGTGTCGCGGTGGTGCGGGAGCTGCGCAACGCCCTCGAGCGGCGCGGTTTCCTCGAGGTCGAGACGCCGATGCTGCAGACCCTGCATGGTGGCGCGGCCGCCCGCCCGTTCGTCACGCACTCGAACGCGCTCGACATGGATCTGTACCTGCGTATCGCGCCGGAGCTCTTCCTCAAGCGCTGCGTGGTGGGCGGTATCGAGAAGGTCTTCGAGATCAACCGCAATTTCCGCAACGAGGGCGCCGACTCCACCCACTCGCCGGAATTCTCGATGCTCGAGACCTACGAGGCGTACGGCACCTACGACGATTCGGCGCGGATGATCCGCGAGATCATCCAGGAGATCGCGATGGCGGTCTTCGGCAGCCACGTGGTGACGCTGTCCGACGGCACCGAATACGACCTCGGTGGCGAATGGAAGACCCTGGAGATGTATCCCTCCCTGTCGGAGGCGATCGGCACCGAGGTGACCCCCGACACCACCCTGGAGGAGCTCACCGCGCTCGCCGACCGGGTGGGTCTGGAAATCCCCGAGGGCAAGGGCTGGGGCCACGGCAAACTCGTCGAGGAACTGTGGGAGCACATGTGTGGCGACCAGCTGTACGAGCCCACCTTCGTGCGTGACTTCCCGGTCGAGACCTCCCCGCTGACCCGCGACCACCGTTCCGTGCGCGGCGTCACCGAGAAGTGGGATCTCTACGTCCGCGGTTTCGAGCTCGCCACCGGCTACTCGGAACTCGTCGATCCGGTGATCCAGCGCGAGCGGTTCGTCGACCAGGCGCGCCTGGCGTCGGCCGGTGACGACGAAGCGATGGTCCTCGACGAGGATTTCCTCGCCGCCATGGAACAGGGAATGCCGCCCACCACGGGTACCGGAATGGGAATCGATCGCCTTCTCATGGCGCTCACCGGTCTGGGTATCCGGGAAACAATCCTGTTCCCGATTGTCCGGCCGAACGCCCGTTAA
- a CDS encoding histone-like nucleoid-structuring protein Lsr2: MAKKVTVTLIDDVDQETAADESVEFGLDGVTYEIDLSEENAAKLREQLEFWIEHARKVGGRKRGKGAGASAPASRKGSSGGSNREQTAAIREWARENNLPVSARGRIAAEIVEAYNREH; encoded by the coding sequence ATGGCGAAGAAAGTGACCGTGACCCTGATCGACGACGTGGATCAGGAAACCGCGGCGGACGAATCGGTGGAGTTCGGTCTCGACGGTGTGACCTACGAGATCGATCTTTCCGAGGAGAATGCCGCGAAGTTGCGCGAGCAACTCGAATTCTGGATCGAGCACGCCCGCAAGGTCGGCGGCCGGAAGCGTGGCAAGGGGGCCGGCGCATCCGCCCCGGCGTCGCGGAAGGGCTCGTCGGGCGGTTCGAACCGGGAGCAGACGGCCGCCATCCGGGAATGGGCACGGGAGAACAACCTTCCCGTTTCCGCTCGGGGCCGTATCGCGGCCGAGATCGTCGAGGCCTACAACCGGGAGCACTGA
- a CDS encoding phospholipase D-like domain-containing protein — MAETVLEPGNTCWRITRAERLTCIVDAADYFRHAKSAMLQAEKRIILIGWDFDTRIEFEPDGPTLDGPNKLGDFLKWLIDRKPGLDIYLLKWNIGAFSALTRGMLPVFVLDRLTDRRLHMEIDGAHPIGAAHHQKIIVVDDSIAFCGGIDMTVDRWDTSDHPDRSRYRREPTGRRYGPWHDVTTAVDGEAARALGEQARARWKAATGEELEPVGQARPIWPDGLAPTLRDVDVAIARTLPDYGDREGVHEIEALYLRIIERARHTLYLESQYLASRPLAEALARRLREPDGPEVVLVLPRNAEGWLERKAMDGARRALLHLLWDADLHGRFGAYYPVTAGGDPVYVHAKVVVMDEHLLRIGSSNLNNRSMGFDTECDLAIESAGPGDAVGRAAVELRNILVAEHLGVEPETIAEHTRDGGSLLATIERFRGPGRSLRPFEPGTVAEEDSVLAESDLADPERATRGLGRRIERFFAR, encoded by the coding sequence ATGGCCGAGACCGTGCTCGAACCGGGCAATACCTGCTGGCGTATCACCCGAGCGGAACGGTTGACCTGTATCGTCGACGCGGCCGATTATTTTCGTCACGCGAAGTCCGCGATGCTCCAGGCCGAAAAACGTATCATCCTCATCGGCTGGGACTTCGATACCCGCATCGAGTTCGAACCGGACGGTCCCACGCTCGACGGTCCGAACAAACTCGGCGATTTCCTGAAATGGCTGATCGACCGGAAGCCCGGTCTCGATATCTACCTTCTCAAGTGGAACATCGGTGCATTCAGCGCTCTCACGCGGGGAATGCTGCCGGTGTTCGTCCTCGACCGGCTCACCGACCGGCGTTTGCACATGGAGATCGACGGCGCGCACCCGATCGGGGCGGCCCATCATCAGAAGATCATCGTCGTCGACGACAGCATCGCCTTCTGCGGCGGCATCGACATGACCGTCGACCGGTGGGACACCTCCGACCATCCGGACCGCAGCCGCTACCGGCGGGAACCGACCGGGCGGCGCTACGGCCCCTGGCACGACGTGACGACCGCCGTCGACGGCGAAGCGGCACGCGCCCTCGGCGAGCAGGCCAGGGCACGCTGGAAGGCCGCGACCGGGGAGGAACTCGAACCGGTGGGGCAGGCCCGGCCGATCTGGCCCGACGGTCTCGCACCGACCCTGCGGGACGTCGACGTGGCGATCGCCCGCACCCTGCCCGACTACGGCGACCGGGAGGGCGTGCACGAGATCGAGGCGCTCTACCTGCGGATCATCGAACGCGCGCGGCACACCCTCTACCTGGAGAGCCAGTACCTCGCGTCCCGCCCGCTCGCGGAGGCGCTCGCCCGGCGCCTGCGGGAGCCGGACGGCCCGGAGGTCGTGCTGGTGCTGCCGCGCAACGCGGAGGGCTGGCTCGAACGCAAGGCGATGGACGGAGCCCGCCGCGCGCTGCTGCACCTGCTCTGGGACGCCGACCTGCACGGCCGTTTCGGCGCCTACTATCCCGTCACCGCCGGCGGGGACCCCGTCTACGTCCACGCCAAGGTCGTCGTCATGGACGAGCACCTGCTGCGGATCGGATCGTCGAATCTCAACAACCGGTCGATGGGGTTCGACACCGAATGCGACCTGGCCATCGAATCGGCCGGGCCCGGCGACGCCGTCGGCCGTGCTGCGGTGGAACTGCGGAACATCCTCGTCGCCGAACATCTCGGGGTGGAGCCGGAGACGATCGCCGAGCACACCCGCGACGGCGGGTCGCTGCTGGCGACGATCGAGCGCTTCCGCGGACCGGGTCGTTCGCTCCGGCCGTTCGAGCCGGGTACCGTGGCCGAGGAGGACAGTGTCCTCGCGGAAAGCGATCTGGCCGATCCCGAACGTGCCACGAGGGGCCTCGGGCGGCGGATCGAGCGGTTCTTCGCTCGGTGA
- a CDS encoding ATP-dependent Clp protease ATP-binding subunit, whose protein sequence is MFERFTDRARRVVVLAQEEARMLNHNYIGTEHILLGLIHEGEGVAAKSLESLGISLEGVRSQVEEIIGQGQQAPSGHIPFTPRAKKVLELSLREALQLGHNYIGTEHILLGLIREGEGVAAQVLVKLGADLNRVRQQVIQLLSGYQGKEPAESGTSRGETGTPSTSLVLDQFGRNLTQAALEGKLDPVIGRAKEIERVMQVLSRRTKNNPVLIGEPGVGKTAVVEGLAQAIVNGEVPETLKDKQLYTLDLGSLVAGSRYRGDFEERLKKVLKEINSRGDIILFIDELHTLVGAGAAEGAIDAASILKPKLARGELQTIGATTLDEYRKYIEKDAALERRFQPVQVGEPTVEHTIEILKGLRDRYEAHHRVSITDKALVSAATLADRYINDRFLPDKAIDLIDEAGARMRIRRMTAPPDLREFDDKIADARREKESAIDAQDFEKAAALRDKEKQLVAQRAEREKQWRAGDLDVIAEVDEEQIAEVLANWTGIPVFKLTEEETTRLLRMEEELHKRIIGQEDAVKAVAKAIRRTRAGLKDPKRPSGSFIFAGPSGVGKTELSKALANFLFGEDDALIQIDMGEFHDRFTASRLFGAPPGYVGYEEGGQLTEKVRRKPFSVVLFDEIEKAHQEIYNTLLQVLEDGRLTDGQGRTVDFKNTVLIFTSNLGTSDISKAVGLGFSADSGSQSNYERMKAKVHDELKKHFRPEFLNRIDDIIVFHQLTQDQIIQMVDLMIGRVEKQLKNKDMGIELTDKAKALLAKRGFDPVLGARPLRRTIQREIEDQLSEKILFGEIGPGHIVLVDVEGWDGEGSGENARFTFTPSEKPAEVPDTPAVALAKSAEGETDAS, encoded by the coding sequence ATGTTCGAAAGGTTCACCGATCGCGCGCGGCGCGTCGTTGTCCTGGCTCAGGAAGAGGCCAGGATGCTCAACCACAACTACATCGGCACGGAGCACATCCTCCTCGGCCTCATCCACGAGGGTGAGGGTGTGGCGGCGAAGTCGCTCGAGTCGTTGGGTATCTCGCTCGAAGGTGTGCGGAGCCAGGTCGAAGAGATCATCGGCCAGGGTCAGCAGGCACCCTCGGGACACATCCCCTTCACTCCCCGTGCCAAGAAGGTCCTCGAGCTCAGCCTCCGCGAGGCACTGCAGCTCGGACACAACTACATCGGCACGGAGCACATCCTCCTCGGCCTCATCCGCGAGGGCGAAGGCGTGGCCGCTCAGGTCCTCGTCAAGCTCGGCGCCGATCTCAACCGGGTGCGTCAGCAGGTCATCCAGCTGCTGTCCGGCTACCAGGGCAAGGAACCCGCAGAATCCGGCACCAGCCGTGGCGAGACCGGCACTCCGTCCACCTCGCTGGTCCTGGACCAGTTCGGTCGCAACCTCACCCAGGCGGCACTCGAGGGCAAGCTCGACCCGGTCATCGGCCGCGCCAAGGAGATCGAGCGGGTCATGCAGGTGCTGTCCCGCCGCACCAAGAACAACCCGGTGCTCATCGGCGAGCCGGGTGTCGGCAAGACCGCCGTCGTCGAGGGCCTCGCGCAGGCCATCGTCAACGGCGAGGTCCCCGAGACCCTCAAGGACAAGCAGCTCTACACGCTCGACCTGGGCTCGCTCGTCGCCGGCAGCCGCTACCGCGGTGACTTCGAGGAACGCCTGAAGAAGGTCCTCAAGGAGATCAACAGTCGCGGCGACATCATCCTGTTCATCGACGAGCTGCACACGCTCGTCGGTGCCGGCGCCGCCGAGGGCGCGATCGACGCCGCGTCGATCCTCAAGCCGAAGCTGGCCCGCGGTGAGCTGCAGACCATCGGTGCGACCACCCTCGACGAGTACCGCAAGTACATCGAGAAGGACGCCGCGCTCGAGCGTCGTTTCCAGCCGGTGCAGGTCGGGGAGCCGACGGTGGAGCACACCATCGAGATCCTCAAGGGCCTGCGCGACCGGTACGAGGCGCACCACCGTGTCTCCATCACCGACAAGGCGCTGGTCTCGGCCGCCACCCTCGCCGACCGCTACATCAACGATCGCTTCCTGCCGGACAAGGCGATCGACCTCATCGACGAGGCCGGTGCCCGCATGCGCATCCGCCGCATGACCGCGCCGCCGGACCTGCGCGAGTTCGACGACAAGATCGCCGACGCCCGTCGCGAGAAGGAGTCCGCGATCGACGCGCAGGACTTCGAGAAGGCCGCGGCCCTGCGCGACAAGGAGAAGCAGCTCGTCGCGCAGCGCGCCGAGCGGGAGAAGCAGTGGCGCGCGGGCGACCTCGACGTCATCGCCGAGGTCGACGAGGAGCAGATCGCCGAGGTCCTCGCGAACTGGACCGGTATCCCGGTGTTCAAGCTCACCGAGGAGGAGACCACGCGTCTGCTCCGCATGGAGGAGGAGCTGCACAAGCGGATCATCGGCCAGGAGGATGCCGTCAAGGCCGTCGCCAAGGCGATCCGTCGTACGCGGGCCGGCCTGAAGGACCCGAAGCGTCCGTCCGGTTCGTTCATCTTCGCCGGCCCGTCCGGTGTGGGTAAGACGGAGCTGTCGAAGGCGCTCGCGAACTTCCTGTTCGGCGAGGACGACGCGCTCATCCAGATCGACATGGGCGAGTTCCACGACCGCTTCACCGCGTCGCGTCTGTTCGGTGCTCCTCCCGGCTACGTCGGCTACGAGGAGGGGGGCCAGCTCACCGAGAAGGTGCGCCGCAAGCCGTTCTCGGTGGTGCTGTTCGACGAGATCGAGAAGGCACACCAGGAGATCTACAACACCCTCCTGCAGGTGCTCGAGGACGGCCGTCTCACCGACGGTCAGGGCCGCACGGTCGACTTCAAGAACACCGTGCTGATCTTCACCTCGAACCTCGGTACGTCCGACATCTCGAAGGCCGTCGGCCTCGGCTTCTCCGCCGATTCCGGCTCGCAGTCGAACTACGAGCGGATGAAGGCCAAGGTCCACGACGAGCTGAAGAAGCACTTCCGGCCCGAGTTCCTCAACCGCATCGACGACATCATCGTCTTCCACCAGCTGACGCAGGATCAGATCATCCAGATGGTCGACCTGATGATCGGCCGCGTGGAGAAGCAGCTGAAGAACAAGGACATGGGCATCGAGCTCACCGACAAGGCGAAGGCGCTGCTCGCCAAGCGCGGCTTCGACCCGGTGCTCGGCGCTCGCCCGCTGCGCCGCACGATCCAGCGCGAGATCGAGGATCAGCTCTCCGAGAAGATCCTGTTCGGCGAGATCGGCCCCGGCCACATCGTCCTGGTGGACGTCGAGGGCTGGGACGGCGAGGGCTCCGGCGAGAACGCCCGCTTCACGTTCACGCCGAGCGAGAAGCCGGCCGAGGTGCCCGACACCCCGGCGGTCGCGCTGGCCAAGTCCGCCGAGGGCGAGACCGACGCGAGCTGA
- a CDS encoding TIGR03086 family metal-binding protein: protein MQQDPRPLVRAALDRARRIVGGVRADQLTAPTPCPGFDVRALAGHLASTLERSAAIGAGRDPLTVPESLTAPDDDWPAVLETAAEHYWQVWDDDALLDRPVTAPWGTFPGRVAMFVQLDELLVHGWDLAVATGQDAEADPALAEAALEVMRIALPESPREGFPFYPPVPPAPDAGPTERLANWVGRASEPWVRRDRT from the coding sequence ATGCAACAGGACCCACGTCCCCTCGTCCGCGCCGCCCTCGATCGCGCCCGCCGTATCGTCGGTGGTGTCCGCGCCGACCAGCTGACCGCACCGACACCCTGTCCCGGCTTCGATGTCCGTGCCCTGGCCGGACACCTCGCCTCGACCCTCGAGCGCAGCGCCGCCATCGGCGCCGGGCGCGACCCGCTCACCGTCCCGGAATCCCTCACCGCCCCGGACGACGACTGGCCGGCGGTGCTGGAGACCGCGGCCGAGCACTACTGGCAGGTGTGGGACGACGACGCTCTGCTCGACCGTCCCGTCACCGCACCCTGGGGCACCTTCCCGGGCCGGGTCGCGATGTTCGTGCAGCTCGACGAGCTGCTCGTGCACGGCTGGGACCTCGCCGTCGCCACCGGGCAGGACGCGGAGGCCGACCCGGCGCTCGCCGAGGCGGCACTCGAGGTCATGCGGATCGCGCTACCCGAATCACCGCGGGAGGGCTTCCCGTTCTACCCGCCGGTGCCGCCCGCGCCGGACGCCGGCCCGACCGAGCGGCTGGCGAACTGGGTCGGGCGTGCCTCCGAACCGTGGGTGCGCCGGGACCGCACCTGA